In Prunus dulcis chromosome 1, ALMONDv2, whole genome shotgun sequence, the following are encoded in one genomic region:
- the LOC117622926 gene encoding squamous cell carcinoma antigen recognized by T-cells 3 isoform X1: MEEVTLSPQSKTLTSEDDNNGDQPMPDLPDQDPSSSDSDSDSGSEDGDQAQKNLQLQTLEAELSTNPGNYDAHVQYIKILRQIADIEKLRQAREAMNELFPLTPSMWQDWAKDEASLSTGSDAFPAIEKLYERGVFEYLSISLWRDYLDFVQENDPSVRECSPAGILKARDPFERALTAAGLHVSEGSKLWEAYRKFEQAIFDATDETDNQARDKQIQRIRTIFHRQLSVPHVNMRSTLLDYKAWEVEQGNILNAGSSDLDGISSHVASAYKKALEMYNARVHLEEQICRQDMSDSEKLQHFMNYLKFEQSSGDPARVQMLYERAITEFPISSYLWLDYTHYLDKTLKVGSIITNVYSRAVKNCPCVGELWVRYLLSLERGHASEKEIAAVFEKSLQCILTLDEFLDLYLTRIDGLRRRISCPVEGESVLDYSLIRETFQNASEYFSQYLKNTDGLLRLHAYWARLELNLRKDLQAARGVWESLLKICGSMLEAWQGYITMEADLGHVSEARSLYRRCYSKRFPGTGSEDICYSWLRFEREFGSLDDFDRAVQKVTPRLEELQLFRSQQESKLTEEGENSSKKNVRDKRKQVSEIPDEHYPAKRQKDASQKPKKAHGKDSDVLNPGEQTVEKIKPKGDKPDIQNEQRMKERVPEKTKAYADQCTAFVSNINLKANDEHLRQFFSDVGGVVAIRLLHDKFSGKSRGLAYVDFSDDAHLVAAVAKNKQMLLGKKLSIARSDPKHGKKEHARGSESRESAETSNGPRAHQALQSSHNRGSDNVQLRGRNTFAIPRNVLALGQTANKPKTEEQGEEKPKSNDEFRNMFLKG, translated from the exons ATGGAAGAAGTAACCCTAAGCCCTCAATCAAAGACTCTTACTTCTGAAGATGACAACAATGGAGACCAACCCATGCCCGACCTCCCTGACCAAGACCCTAGCTCCTCTGATTCCGACTCTGATTCTGGCTCAGAGGACGGAGACCAAGCCCAGAAAAACCTGCAGCTCCAAACCCTAGAAGCCGAGCTCTCCACTAACCCTGGCAACTACGATGCTCATGTCCAA TACATAAAGATTCTGAGGCAGATAGCTGACATTGAAAAACTGAGGCAAGCAAGGGAAGCTATGAATGAGCTGTTTCCGTTAACCCCTTCTATGTGGCAGGATTGGGCTAAGGACGAAGCTTCTCTGTCCACTGG GTCTGATGCTTTTCCTGCTATTGAAAAGCTTTATGAGCGAGGAGTCTTTGAGTATCTG TCCATCTCTCTTTGGCGTGACTACTTAGATTTTGTTCAAGAAAatgatccctcagtaagagAATGTTCACCTGCTGGTATTTTAAAGGCAAGAGATCCATTTGAACGCGCTCTTACTGCAGCTGGTTTGCATGTTTCTGAAGGCAGTAAACTATGGGAAGCCTACAGGAAATTTGAGCAAGCTATATTTGATGCTACTGATGAGACTGATAATCAG GCAAGAGACAAGCAGATTCAGCGCATCCGTACTATATTCCACCGTCAGTTGTCAGTTCCCCATGTTAATATGAGGTCAACACTTTTGGATTACAAGGCATGGGAGGTGGAACAAGGGAACATTCTTAATGCTGGCTCAAGTGACCTGGATGGGATTTCATCCCATGTTGCCTCAGCATACAAAAAGGCGTTGGAAATGTATAATGCTCGTGTTCATCTTGAAGAACAGATTTGTCGGCAGGATATGTCTGACTCAGAAAAACTTCAACATTTCATG AACTACTTGAAATTTGAACAGTCTTCTGGAGATCCAGCTCGGGTTCAGATGTTGTATGAACGCGCTATTACTGAATTTCCTATATCCAGCTATCTCTGGCTTGATTATACTCACTATTTAGATAAAACATTAAag GTTGGAAGTATTATAACCAATGTGTACTCCAGGGCTGTGAAGAATTGCCCCTGTGTTGGAGAGCTTTGGGTCCGATATTTGCTTTCCTTGGAGCGTGGGCATGCTTCTGAGAAAGAGATTGCTGCT GTGTTTGAGAAGTCCCTGCAATGCATTCTAACCCTCGATGAG TTCCTGGATTTGTACCTCACCCGCATAGATGGCttaagaagaagaatctcATGCCCTGTTGAAGGAGAGAGCGTCTTGGATTATTCATTAATAAGGGAAACCTTTCAG AATGCATCAGAATACTTTTCACAATACCTGAAGAACACGGATGGTTTGTTACGTTTGCATGCTTATTGGGCCCGTCTAGAGCTAAATCTGCGTAAGGACTTACAGGCAGCTCGTGGAGTGTGGGAAAGTTTACTTAAGATATG TGGTTCAATGCTGGAAGCCTGGCAAGGTTATATAACTATGGAAGCTGATTTGGGCCATGTGAGTGAAGCCCGTTCTCTATATAGGAGATGCTACAGTAAAAGATTTCCAGGAACTGGTTCAGAG GACATCTGCTACTCATGGTTACGCTTTGAGAGGGAGTTTGGTTCGTTGGATGATTTTGACCGTGCAGTACAGAAG GTCACTCCTCGCCTGGAAGAGCTTCAATTATTTAGGTCACAGCAAGAGTCCAAATTGACAGAAGAGGGGGAGAATTCCTCCAAGAAGAATGTTCGTGACAAGAGAAAGCAAGTTTCAGAGATACCTGATGAACATTATCCAGCAAAGAGGCAGAAAGATGCATCTCAAAAGCCAAAGAAAGCACATGGGAAGGATTCTGATGTTCTGAACCCAGGTGAACAAACAGTGGAAAAGATCAAACCCAAGGGTGACAAACCGGACATACAAAATGAGCAACGGATGAAAGAGCGTGTTccagagaaaacaaaagcatatGCTGACCAGTGCACTGCATTTGTATCAAATATTAACCTTAAG GCAAATGATGAACATCTGCGTCAATTCTTCAGTGATGTTGGGGGAGTGGTTGCTATTAGATTACTGCATGACAAGTTCAGTGGAAAGTCAagg GGACTGGCGTACGTGGATTTCTCAGATGATGCACACCTCGTTGCAGCTGTAGCCAAAAATAAGCAGATGCTTCTTGGGAAGAAGCTGAGCATTGCACGATCAGATCCAAAGCATGGGAAAAAAGAACATG CCAGGGGATCTGAGTCTAGAGAATCTGCTGAGACCTCCAATGGACCTAGGGCACATCAGGCACTGCAGTCTAGTCATAACCGCGGAAGCGACAATGTGCAACTGAGGGGTAGGAACACATTTGCAATTCCCAGGAATGTCCTTGCACTTGGTCAGACTGCAAATAAACCAAAAACTGAAGAACAAGGtgaagaaaaaccaaaatccaATGATGAGTTCAGAAATATGTTCCTCAAAGGCTAA
- the LOC117622926 gene encoding squamous cell carcinoma antigen recognized by T-cells 3 isoform X2: MEEVTLSPQSKTLTSEDDNNGDQPMPDLPDQDPSSSDSDSDSGSEDGDQAQKNLQLQTLEAELSTNPGNYDAHVQYIKILRQIADIEKLRQAREAMNELFPLTPSMWQDWAKDEASLSTGSDAFPAIEKLYERGVFEYLSISLWRDYLDFVQENDPSVRECSPAGILKARDPFERALTAAGLHVSEGSKLWEAYRKFEQAIFDATDETDNQARDKQIQRIRTIFHRQLSVPHVNMRSTLLDYKAWEVEQGNILNAGSSDLDGISSHVASAYKKALEMYNARVHLEEQICRQDMSDSEKLQHFMVGSIITNVYSRAVKNCPCVGELWVRYLLSLERGHASEKEIAAVFEKSLQCILTLDEFLDLYLTRIDGLRRRISCPVEGESVLDYSLIRETFQNASEYFSQYLKNTDGLLRLHAYWARLELNLRKDLQAARGVWESLLKICGSMLEAWQGYITMEADLGHVSEARSLYRRCYSKRFPGTGSEDICYSWLRFEREFGSLDDFDRAVQKVTPRLEELQLFRSQQESKLTEEGENSSKKNVRDKRKQVSEIPDEHYPAKRQKDASQKPKKAHGKDSDVLNPGEQTVEKIKPKGDKPDIQNEQRMKERVPEKTKAYADQCTAFVSNINLKANDEHLRQFFSDVGGVVAIRLLHDKFSGKSRGLAYVDFSDDAHLVAAVAKNKQMLLGKKLSIARSDPKHGKKEHARGSESRESAETSNGPRAHQALQSSHNRGSDNVQLRGRNTFAIPRNVLALGQTANKPKTEEQGEEKPKSNDEFRNMFLKG; this comes from the exons ATGGAAGAAGTAACCCTAAGCCCTCAATCAAAGACTCTTACTTCTGAAGATGACAACAATGGAGACCAACCCATGCCCGACCTCCCTGACCAAGACCCTAGCTCCTCTGATTCCGACTCTGATTCTGGCTCAGAGGACGGAGACCAAGCCCAGAAAAACCTGCAGCTCCAAACCCTAGAAGCCGAGCTCTCCACTAACCCTGGCAACTACGATGCTCATGTCCAA TACATAAAGATTCTGAGGCAGATAGCTGACATTGAAAAACTGAGGCAAGCAAGGGAAGCTATGAATGAGCTGTTTCCGTTAACCCCTTCTATGTGGCAGGATTGGGCTAAGGACGAAGCTTCTCTGTCCACTGG GTCTGATGCTTTTCCTGCTATTGAAAAGCTTTATGAGCGAGGAGTCTTTGAGTATCTG TCCATCTCTCTTTGGCGTGACTACTTAGATTTTGTTCAAGAAAatgatccctcagtaagagAATGTTCACCTGCTGGTATTTTAAAGGCAAGAGATCCATTTGAACGCGCTCTTACTGCAGCTGGTTTGCATGTTTCTGAAGGCAGTAAACTATGGGAAGCCTACAGGAAATTTGAGCAAGCTATATTTGATGCTACTGATGAGACTGATAATCAG GCAAGAGACAAGCAGATTCAGCGCATCCGTACTATATTCCACCGTCAGTTGTCAGTTCCCCATGTTAATATGAGGTCAACACTTTTGGATTACAAGGCATGGGAGGTGGAACAAGGGAACATTCTTAATGCTGGCTCAAGTGACCTGGATGGGATTTCATCCCATGTTGCCTCAGCATACAAAAAGGCGTTGGAAATGTATAATGCTCGTGTTCATCTTGAAGAACAGATTTGTCGGCAGGATATGTCTGACTCAGAAAAACTTCAACATTTCATG GTTGGAAGTATTATAACCAATGTGTACTCCAGGGCTGTGAAGAATTGCCCCTGTGTTGGAGAGCTTTGGGTCCGATATTTGCTTTCCTTGGAGCGTGGGCATGCTTCTGAGAAAGAGATTGCTGCT GTGTTTGAGAAGTCCCTGCAATGCATTCTAACCCTCGATGAG TTCCTGGATTTGTACCTCACCCGCATAGATGGCttaagaagaagaatctcATGCCCTGTTGAAGGAGAGAGCGTCTTGGATTATTCATTAATAAGGGAAACCTTTCAG AATGCATCAGAATACTTTTCACAATACCTGAAGAACACGGATGGTTTGTTACGTTTGCATGCTTATTGGGCCCGTCTAGAGCTAAATCTGCGTAAGGACTTACAGGCAGCTCGTGGAGTGTGGGAAAGTTTACTTAAGATATG TGGTTCAATGCTGGAAGCCTGGCAAGGTTATATAACTATGGAAGCTGATTTGGGCCATGTGAGTGAAGCCCGTTCTCTATATAGGAGATGCTACAGTAAAAGATTTCCAGGAACTGGTTCAGAG GACATCTGCTACTCATGGTTACGCTTTGAGAGGGAGTTTGGTTCGTTGGATGATTTTGACCGTGCAGTACAGAAG GTCACTCCTCGCCTGGAAGAGCTTCAATTATTTAGGTCACAGCAAGAGTCCAAATTGACAGAAGAGGGGGAGAATTCCTCCAAGAAGAATGTTCGTGACAAGAGAAAGCAAGTTTCAGAGATACCTGATGAACATTATCCAGCAAAGAGGCAGAAAGATGCATCTCAAAAGCCAAAGAAAGCACATGGGAAGGATTCTGATGTTCTGAACCCAGGTGAACAAACAGTGGAAAAGATCAAACCCAAGGGTGACAAACCGGACATACAAAATGAGCAACGGATGAAAGAGCGTGTTccagagaaaacaaaagcatatGCTGACCAGTGCACTGCATTTGTATCAAATATTAACCTTAAG GCAAATGATGAACATCTGCGTCAATTCTTCAGTGATGTTGGGGGAGTGGTTGCTATTAGATTACTGCATGACAAGTTCAGTGGAAAGTCAagg GGACTGGCGTACGTGGATTTCTCAGATGATGCACACCTCGTTGCAGCTGTAGCCAAAAATAAGCAGATGCTTCTTGGGAAGAAGCTGAGCATTGCACGATCAGATCCAAAGCATGGGAAAAAAGAACATG CCAGGGGATCTGAGTCTAGAGAATCTGCTGAGACCTCCAATGGACCTAGGGCACATCAGGCACTGCAGTCTAGTCATAACCGCGGAAGCGACAATGTGCAACTGAGGGGTAGGAACACATTTGCAATTCCCAGGAATGTCCTTGCACTTGGTCAGACTGCAAATAAACCAAAAACTGAAGAACAAGGtgaagaaaaaccaaaatccaATGATGAGTTCAGAAATATGTTCCTCAAAGGCTAA
- the LOC117614172 gene encoding 16.9 kDa class I heat shock protein 1-like → MPGRIVTRMVALLGLLLLMLMAATTTKTHALIPYPTRPSSLSLWDMTDDPFRILEQTPFTIPRDVSAAALQDTLALARADWKETATAHVITLDIPGMKKEDVKIEVEENRVLRISGERKTEEQVEGDKWHRAERTNGKFWRQFRLPGNADVDQIKAHLEDGVLRITVPKFAAEKKRQPKLIDIAHHTTSSDDADIKAASAKVA, encoded by the coding sequence atgcCTGGGAGGATAGTGACGAGGATGGTGGCCCTCTTaggcctcctcctcctcatgcTCATggccgccaccaccaccaaaaccCATGCCTTAATTCCATACCCAACAAGACCATCATCACTAAGTCTATGGGACATGACCGATGACCCCTTCAGAATTCTCGAACAAACCCCCTTCACCATCCCCAGAGACGTCTCCGCCGCCGCCCTCCAAGACACGCTCGCTTTGGCACGTGCCGACTGGAAGGAGACGGCTACTGCGCACGTGATCACATTGGACATTCCGGGGATGAAGAAGGAGGACGTAAAGATAGAGGTGGAGGAGAACAGGGTTCTCAGGATCAGCGGAGAAAGGAAGACGGAGGAACAAGTGGAGGGTGACAAGTGGCACAGAGCTGAGAGGACAAATGGCAAGTTCTGGAGGCAGTTCAGGCTGCCTGGGAATGCTGACGTGGATCAGATCAAGGCTCATCTTGAGGACGGGGTGCTGAGAATTACGGTGCCAAAGTTTGCTGCGGAGAAGAAAAGGCAACCTAAGCTCATCGACATTGCTCACCACACTACTTCCTCTGATGATGCGGATATCAAGGCTGCCAGTGCCAAGGTCGCATGA